The Nostoc cf. commune SO-36 genomic sequence ATAGCGTAACGCACCAAAGCCTTTGGACGGTGCATTATGCCTTCGGCTAACGCACTCTACGTGATGACCAACACCTGCCTTAAGCCGCTTCTCTACCAGACGCTTTGCGAATGCGTCTAGATGAATTGCCGCTACAGCTTGTAGTTTTGCCTAAATCCTGTAGGCGCATCTTCAAAAATAAATGGTATTGATATCTCAACTTTGAACATTTGCAGCAAATACTTTAACCTTTGCAGCAAATGTTATTCCATGTATAAGAAAGGCTTAAGTATTTGCAAGAAATGTATAATCATTTGCTGCAATTACTTCAACCTTTGTAACAAATACTCTTTCATATATAAGAAAGGCTTAAGTATTTGCAAGAAATGTATAATTATTTGCTGCAATTACTTTAACCTTTGTAACAAATACTCTTCCATGTATAAGAAAGGCTTAAGCACTTGCAACAATCATTGTAGTGAACTTATAAATATAGCTTTTGCTAAAAAATCGCCTACTAGATAAAGGGAACCGCATAAAACGATTAAGTCTTCTGTGGTTGAGGTTGCGGTTTCTAGTGCTGTGAATAAATCTGGATGTATTTGGCGATCGCTTAATTCGGGACAGAGGCTGTAAGCTAGGTTTGATAGGCAGTCTAAATCAGCAGAAGTTCTACCCGGCCAAGGTTCTACTGGGATTGGCACTAAAAAAAGGCGATCGCCTGGGCGCAGTAAGGCGGTAAAAATATCAGCATGATCCTTATCGGCAAACATTCCCATAACCCAATTCACGGGTTTGTGATTAACTGCATCTAAGCTATCAATATACTGGCGAAGAACTTGGGCTGCGGCGGTATTATGAGCGCCATCAACTAATAATTTATGGTGGTTCCAAGTAGCCCATTGCATCCGCCCCGGCCATTGAGTTTTTGCCATGCCGTTAGTTATAGCTTCATCAGAAATCTGCCAATCCTGTTGTTGGAGAATTTCTAAAGCGGCTATTGCCAAAGCTGAATTACTTAATTGAATTTGTCCCGCTAATGGTAATGGGTATTTAATTAATCTTGAATTTTCAATTGTTTGATATTCTGCCCATCCTGTAGCGATTTGACGGGAGGGTTGAGGCGTAAAAATCGGGCATTGTAATTCTAAAGCACGCGATCGCACCACTTTCTCTGCCTCTGGTGGCAATGTCCCAACCACAACAGCACATCCAGGTTTGAGAATACCAGCTTTTTCTCTAGCAATATCAGCGATAGTAGGGCCAAGTTGCTGCCAGTGTTCGCGGCTAATGGAAGTGATGAGCGTAACCAAAGGTTCTAAGCAGACATTGGTAGCATCTAAGCGCCCTCCTAGTCCAACTTCTATCACAGCCACATCAACTTGCTGCTGGGCAAAATATAACCAAGCAGCCGCCGTAATTACTTCAAACTGAGTTGCCGATTCGTCGTCACCACCAAGAATAACCCCTTGTACTTTTTCTAATAATTGACTCAATTC encodes the following:
- a CDS encoding bifunctional folylpolyglutamate synthase/dihydrofolate synthase, with the protein product MNIDSVIQPLQRFGVHLGLDRILNLLANLGNPHHQVPVIHVAGTNGKGSVCAYISSVLTEAGYRTGRYISPHLVDWTERICLNEQQISSEELSQLLEKVQGVILGGDDESATQFEVITAAAWLYFAQQQVDVAVIEVGLGGRLDATNVCLEPLVTLITSISREHWQQLGPTIADIAREKAGILKPGCAVVVGTLPPEAEKVVRSRALELQCPIFTPQPSRQIATGWAEYQTIENSRLIKYPLPLAGQIQLSNSALAIAALEILQQQDWQISDEAITNGMAKTQWPGRMQWATWNHHKLLVDGAHNTAAAQVLRQYIDSLDAVNHKPVNWVMGMFADKDHADIFTALLRPGDRLFLVPIPVEPWPGRTSADLDCLSNLAYSLCPELSDRQIHPDLFTALETATSTTEDLIVLCGSLYLVGDFLAKAIFISSLQ